One genomic segment of Nonomuraea coxensis DSM 45129 includes these proteins:
- a CDS encoding MbtH family protein — protein sequence MDDYQVVINHEEQYSVWPADQDIPAGWRAAGFRGGKDDCLAHIEEVWTDMRPLSAR from the coding sequence ATGGACGACTACCAGGTCGTGATCAACCACGAGGAGCAGTACTCGGTGTGGCCCGCGGACCAGGACATCCCGGCCGGCTGGCGGGCGGCCGGGTTCCGCGGCGGCAAGGACGACTGCCTGGCGCACATCGAGGAGGTCTGGACCGACATGCGTCCCCTCAGCGCCCGCTGA
- a CDS encoding WD40 repeat domain-containing serine/threonine protein kinase, whose protein sequence is MPQIRPLRPGDPERVAGWRLVGVLGSGGQGTVYKAVGEDGREVAVKLLHSHLSGDDAVNRGFLREVEAARRVAAFCTAAVLDVGTADERPYIVSEYVAGDTLQQVVRSDGPRTGGALDRLAISTLTALAAIHQAGIVHRDFKPGNVLIGPEGPIVIDFGIAKALDATTMASGVVGTPAYMSPEQFEGQRVGPASDMFSWAGTMVFAATGRPAFAGATVPAILNAVLSGAPDLGGVPERLAEALRACFARDPALRPSPTDLMKHLMTHRGPAAPAAPAAAGPWPGAGVAGLPSAGPVGGGGQPMAEGQEGFGGRRGQGTVEGRGSAQRGGGFQGPYHGGMPDAETSPGGRGKGVSRRAVLSAGAAALATAAVSAFVALRPEGGARGQDGALDQPPVPDTGDAIGTSSAPGSPTPTSFQPSTRPPVTPVAAEPFGTLIGDPAALPAGTGTPSAAMGASGPFVAIGANNGSVVAWDVPAGPARRLGDGGAAATAVAYGNSRGEPVIASGHADGRMRLWSPSGKSLAAHKAPDPIIAVTVTAAGRVVAVSQKYDSLRDLRGTVRLWDVTTGRQIGPTGTEHFQGVNGLAFGRLGGADVLVTGDGANRIRVRPLSTGVVSGTFKTGEVGGIERLACGELKGEPVLVSTHLDATLRVYDLRSGKRRKKWDFSDRSPDDRGTAALVTGALGGVPVAVVAHTPSGGNAFVRVWSLADGEIVGEFGSGEGGGIRALALTEQAVTRPVVATVGEDRRLRLWSLGGPG, encoded by the coding sequence ATGCCGCAGATCCGCCCGCTCCGGCCGGGCGACCCCGAACGGGTGGCCGGCTGGCGGCTCGTCGGCGTGCTCGGCTCCGGCGGCCAGGGAACGGTCTACAAGGCGGTCGGCGAAGACGGGCGCGAGGTCGCCGTCAAGCTGCTGCACAGCCACCTCAGCGGCGACGACGCCGTCAACCGCGGCTTCCTGCGCGAGGTCGAGGCGGCGCGGCGGGTGGCGGCGTTCTGCACGGCGGCGGTGCTCGACGTCGGCACGGCGGACGAGCGCCCGTACATCGTGAGCGAGTACGTCGCGGGCGACACGCTGCAGCAGGTCGTCCGGTCGGACGGGCCGCGCACGGGCGGGGCGCTGGACCGGCTGGCGATCTCCACGCTGACCGCGCTGGCCGCCATCCACCAGGCCGGGATCGTGCACCGCGACTTCAAGCCGGGCAACGTGCTCATCGGGCCGGAGGGGCCCATCGTCATCGACTTCGGCATCGCCAAGGCGCTGGACGCGACGACGATGGCGTCCGGGGTGGTGGGGACGCCGGCGTACATGTCGCCGGAGCAGTTCGAGGGGCAGCGGGTCGGGCCGGCGTCGGACATGTTCAGCTGGGCCGGGACCATGGTGTTCGCGGCCACCGGGCGGCCCGCCTTCGCCGGGGCGACGGTCCCCGCCATTCTCAACGCCGTGCTCAGCGGCGCGCCGGACCTGGGCGGGGTGCCGGAGCGGCTGGCGGAGGCGCTGCGCGCGTGCTTCGCGAGGGATCCGGCCTTACGGCCGTCGCCCACGGACCTGATGAAGCACCTGATGACCCACCGCGGCCCGGCCGCTCCCGCCGCGCCCGCCGCTGCCGGGCCCTGGCCGGGGGCCGGTGTGGCCGGTCTCCCTTCGGCCGGGCCCGTTGGGGGCGGTGGTCAGCCGATGGCCGAGGGGCAGGAGGGCTTCGGAGGGCGTCGGGGGCAGGGCACCGTCGAGGGACGCGGGTCCGCTCAGCGCGGCGGCGGGTTCCAGGGGCCGTACCACGGTGGCATGCCGGACGCGGAGACGTCGCCGGGAGGCAGGGGGAAGGGCGTCAGCCGGCGGGCCGTGCTGAGCGCCGGGGCGGCGGCGCTGGCGACGGCGGCGGTGTCGGCGTTCGTCGCGCTCAGGCCGGAGGGCGGCGCCCGAGGCCAGGACGGGGCGCTGGACCAGCCGCCCGTCCCCGACACCGGTGACGCCATAGGGACGTCCTCCGCCCCCGGCTCGCCCACGCCCACGTCCTTCCAGCCGTCCACCCGGCCGCCCGTCACGCCGGTCGCGGCCGAGCCGTTCGGGACGCTGATCGGGGACCCGGCGGCGCTGCCCGCGGGCACGGGCACCCCGTCGGCGGCGATGGGGGCGAGCGGGCCGTTCGTGGCGATCGGCGCGAACAACGGCTCCGTCGTGGCCTGGGACGTCCCCGCCGGCCCGGCCCGCAGGCTCGGCGACGGCGGCGCGGCGGCGACCGCCGTCGCGTACGGCAACAGCCGGGGCGAGCCGGTGATCGCCTCCGGTCACGCCGACGGCCGCATGCGCCTGTGGAGCCCGTCCGGCAAGAGCCTGGCCGCGCACAAGGCGCCCGATCCGATCATCGCAGTGACCGTCACGGCGGCGGGGCGGGTGGTCGCGGTGTCGCAGAAGTACGACAGCCTGCGCGACCTGCGCGGCACCGTCCGCCTGTGGGACGTCACGACCGGCAGGCAGATCGGCCCCACGGGCACCGAGCACTTCCAGGGCGTCAACGGCCTGGCCTTCGGCCGCCTGGGCGGCGCCGACGTGCTCGTGACGGGCGACGGCGCGAACCGGATCCGGGTGCGTCCCCTGTCCACGGGGGTGGTGTCGGGCACGTTCAAGACCGGCGAGGTCGGCGGCATCGAGCGGCTGGCGTGCGGTGAGCTGAAGGGCGAGCCGGTGCTGGTCTCGACGCACCTGGACGCCACCTTGCGCGTGTACGACCTGAGGTCGGGCAAGCGCAGGAAGAAGTGGGACTTCAGCGACCGCAGCCCCGACGACCGTGGCACCGCCGCGCTGGTGACCGGCGCCCTGGGCGGCGTGCCGGTCGCGGTCGTGGCGCACACGCCGTCCGGCGGGAACGCGTTCGTGCGGGTCTGGAGCCTCGCCGACGGGGAGATCGTCGGGGAGTTCGGCTCCGGCGAGGGCGGCGGGATCCGGGCGCTGGCGCTCACGGAGCAGGCGGTGACCCGGCCGGTCGTCGCCACGGTGGGCGAGGACCGGCGGCTCCGCCTGTGGAGCCTCGGCGGCCCCGGCTGA
- a CDS encoding aldehyde ferredoxin oxidoreductase C-terminal domain-containing protein: MPIIVDLTSGAVEREHRDDGPAHHDGTILGLRLMTERTPPGLDPYDPRALLFVAPGRLGGVRAPGLAKAVFLAKSPLTGVAGETHALGPFAAGMRAAGVRALAVTGRAARLSYLLVEDGEVSVRDAEELRGLGTAATTDALRARHGGDASVAAIGPAGENLVRYASVVTDLAHPAPRYGIGAVFGAKNLKALVCVGDARPPVAGPEALAGVAAFYREALPGNRLAAWQHGEPGFAGWTGEPPAPGYAAVRNFSVTAATGLRAPQEDGYAGRAVTLRGACPGCPNDCLKVYAPPSAPERRSGGLGQEAFPSLGWNLGIDDLDTVLAANALCNDLGLDPVSLGGTLAFAMECAGRGLLPGGPAFGDAAALPALVADVAHRAGELGGLLAGGAARAAGRLGPETVRYAMTVKGAELPCFDPRVQPGLGLGYALAPGGPRYDALEHDLDFDPVEGLTYCFPEAARIGAEPAPAGRLDAARGTRTARLLRLWSALDALNVCLFASSPTRPLTLDRLTGLAAAVLGREFPVAELLAAGQERLDAMRAYAAREGLAGRDELPARLHEEPVAEGPYRGAVLEREAFAEARAAFRAELGW; this comes from the coding sequence GTGCCGATCATCGTGGACCTGACCAGCGGAGCCGTCGAACGCGAGCACCGGGACGACGGGCCCGCCCACCACGACGGGACGATCCTCGGCCTGCGGCTGATGACCGAGCGCACGCCGCCGGGCCTGGACCCGTACGACCCCCGGGCGCTGCTGTTCGTGGCTCCCGGACGGCTCGGCGGCGTCCGCGCGCCCGGCCTGGCGAAGGCGGTGTTCCTGGCCAAGTCGCCGTTGACCGGGGTGGCCGGGGAGACGCACGCGCTCGGCCCGTTCGCGGCCGGGATGCGGGCCGCCGGGGTGCGGGCGCTGGCGGTGACGGGGCGGGCGGCGCGGCTGTCGTACCTGCTGGTGGAGGACGGCGAGGTCAGCGTGCGGGACGCGGAGGAGCTGCGCGGCCTCGGCACCGCCGCGACCACCGACGCGCTGCGGGCCCGTCACGGCGGCGACGCCTCCGTGGCGGCGATCGGCCCGGCCGGGGAGAACCTGGTCCGGTACGCGAGCGTCGTCACCGACCTCGCCCACCCGGCCCCCCGGTACGGGATCGGCGCGGTGTTCGGCGCCAAGAACCTCAAGGCGCTGGTGTGCGTGGGCGATGCCAGGCCGCCGGTCGCCGGCCCGGAGGCGCTGGCGGGCGTCGCCGCCTTCTACCGGGAGGCGCTGCCGGGCAACCGGCTCGCGGCCTGGCAGCACGGCGAGCCGGGGTTCGCCGGGTGGACGGGCGAGCCGCCCGCGCCCGGCTACGCCGCCGTGCGCAACTTCTCCGTCACGGCCGCGACCGGGCTGCGCGCCCCTCAGGAGGACGGCTACGCGGGCCGCGCGGTGACGCTGCGCGGCGCCTGCCCCGGCTGCCCCAACGACTGCCTCAAGGTGTACGCGCCGCCGTCCGCGCCGGAGCGCCGCTCGGGCGGGCTCGGGCAGGAGGCGTTCCCTTCGCTCGGCTGGAACCTCGGCATCGACGACCTCGACACCGTCCTGGCCGCCAACGCCCTCTGCAACGACCTCGGCCTCGACCCGGTGAGCCTGGGCGGCACGCTGGCCTTCGCCATGGAGTGCGCCGGACGCGGCCTGCTGCCGGGCGGGCCCGCCTTCGGCGACGCGGCGGCCCTGCCCGCCCTGGTGGCGGACGTGGCGCACCGGGCCGGCGAGCTGGGCGGCCTGCTGGCCGGGGGCGCCGCCCGCGCGGCCGGCAGGCTGGGCCCGGAGACCGTCCGGTACGCGATGACGGTCAAGGGCGCCGAGCTGCCCTGCTTCGACCCGCGCGTGCAGCCGGGGCTCGGTCTCGGCTACGCCCTCGCTCCGGGCGGTCCCCGCTACGACGCCCTGGAGCACGACCTGGACTTCGACCCGGTCGAAGGGCTCACGTACTGCTTCCCCGAGGCGGCGCGGATCGGGGCGGAGCCGGCGCCGGCCGGCCGCCTGGACGCGGCGCGGGGCACGCGGACCGCCCGCCTGCTGCGCCTGTGGAGTGCCCTGGACGCGCTCAACGTGTGCCTGTTCGCCTCCTCCCCCACCCGGCCGCTCACGCTGGACCGGCTCACCGGGCTCGCCGCCGCCGTGCTGGGACGCGAGTTCCCGGTCGCGGAGCTGCTGGCGGCCGGGCAGGAGCGGCTGGACGCGATGCGGGCCTACGCCGCGCGCGAGGGACTGGCGGGCCGTGACGAGCTGCCCGCGAGGCTGCACGAGGAGCCGGTCGCCGAGGGGCCGTACCGGGGGGCGGTGCTGGAGCGGGAGGCGTTCGCCGAGGCGCGGGCGGCCTTCCGCGCCGAACTCGGCTGGTAG
- a CDS encoding PP2C family protein-serine/threonine phosphatase, whose translation MPLLDGGDAYDHAVDGDVLHVSLFDAMGHDTAAGLTASVALVIRGGRRVATLESVPMPDPPMGFGLGMSRGLLRYQLEPGDRLLFYTDGIVEARSPDGELFGLEGFAGFVVRHEADGVSAPETLRRLIQAILRHQGGRLQDDATVLTVEWYGERHRLMTLS comes from the coding sequence GTGCCGCTGCTCGACGGCGGCGACGCCTACGACCACGCGGTCGACGGGGACGTCCTGCACGTGTCGCTGTTCGACGCGATGGGGCACGACACGGCGGCCGGGCTGACCGCCTCGGTCGCGCTGGTGATCCGCGGCGGCCGGCGGGTGGCGACGCTGGAGAGCGTCCCCATGCCGGACCCGCCGATGGGCTTCGGGCTGGGCATGTCCAGGGGGCTGCTGCGCTACCAGCTCGAACCCGGCGACCGGCTGCTGTTCTACACCGACGGCATCGTCGAGGCGCGCAGCCCGGACGGCGAGCTGTTCGGGCTGGAGGGCTTCGCCGGCTTCGTGGTGCGGCACGAGGCCGACGGCGTGTCCGCGCCGGAGACGCTGCGCCGGCTCATCCAGGCGATCCTGCGGCACCAGGGCGGCCGGTTGCAGGACGACGCCACGGTGCTGACCGTCGAGTGGTACGGCGAGCGGCACCGCCTCATGACCCTGTCCTGA
- a CDS encoding ferritin-like domain-containing protein, which produces MPFNPLQERGIPLDKQLRNWRELNVTPVDPDHCDPYTLCRIITMNGIEIEAILFSHHLARHCPDIELKQQLARTRYIEAQQQKAVNWLLPGVASVLETTISYEQVAVDLTAWVARMEPDPYLKQAYEFGVLEDFDHLYRYANLYEMIEHRKAEKIVDNLTEVMPGRPTYLHHRDPVDNVREPYDRSSTAPVSKLHALTIMAAEQQTMNFYMNVGPTYMEPIARQLYQEIGMVEEEHVTHYESLVDPGESWWEMLLNHEYNECYLYHSFMQTESDPKVKNIWELHLNMELEHLRLAAELFKKHDGRDPEQVCAPELPQAVTFEPNKAYLRELLATQIDYTTLGTGYVQEAHERFEKMQEAVMGGEQPASERVITENRAKSGREYRLQTEGEHPVHSLAMSRR; this is translated from the coding sequence ATGCCTTTCAACCCATTGCAGGAGCGGGGTATCCCGCTGGACAAGCAGCTGCGGAACTGGCGCGAGCTGAACGTGACCCCCGTCGACCCCGATCACTGCGACCCCTACACGCTCTGCCGCATCATCACGATGAACGGCATCGAGATCGAGGCGATCCTGTTCAGCCACCACCTCGCCCGGCACTGCCCGGACATCGAGCTCAAGCAGCAGCTCGCCCGCACCCGCTACATCGAGGCGCAGCAGCAGAAGGCCGTCAACTGGCTGCTGCCCGGCGTCGCCTCGGTGCTGGAGACGACGATCTCGTACGAGCAGGTCGCCGTCGACCTGACCGCGTGGGTGGCCCGCATGGAGCCGGACCCGTATCTCAAGCAGGCCTACGAGTTCGGGGTGCTGGAGGACTTCGACCACCTCTACCGCTACGCCAACCTGTACGAGATGATCGAGCACCGCAAGGCGGAGAAGATCGTCGACAACCTGACCGAGGTCATGCCGGGGCGGCCGACGTACCTGCATCACCGCGACCCCGTGGACAACGTGCGTGAGCCCTACGACCGCTCCAGCACCGCGCCGGTCTCGAAGCTGCACGCGCTGACGATCATGGCCGCCGAGCAGCAGACGATGAACTTCTACATGAACGTCGGCCCGACGTACATGGAGCCGATCGCGCGCCAGCTCTACCAGGAGATCGGGATGGTGGAGGAGGAGCACGTCACCCACTACGAGTCCCTGGTGGACCCGGGCGAGAGCTGGTGGGAGATGCTGCTCAACCACGAGTACAACGAGTGCTACCTCTACCACTCGTTCATGCAGACCGAGTCCGACCCCAAGGTGAAGAACATCTGGGAGCTGCACCTCAACATGGAGCTGGAGCACCTGCGGCTGGCGGCCGAGCTGTTCAAGAAGCACGACGGCCGCGACCCCGAGCAGGTGTGCGCGCCCGAGCTGCCGCAGGCGGTGACGTTCGAGCCGAACAAGGCGTACCTGCGGGAGCTGCTGGCGACCCAGATCGACTACACGACGCTGGGCACCGGCTATGTCCAGGAGGCCCACGAGCGCTTCGAGAAGATGCAGGAGGCCGTCATGGGCGGCGAGCAACCGGCCTCCGAGCGGGTGATCACGGAGAACCGCGCCAAGTCGGGGCGGGAGTACCGGCTGCAGACCGAGGGCGAGCACCCGGTCCACAGCCTGGCGATGAGCCGCCGTTGA
- a CDS encoding LacI family DNA-binding transcriptional regulator: protein MSSLRDVAERAQVAVSTVSAALNGTRPVAAATKRRIEQAAAELGYRPNLLARGLQSKRTRILALLFPTPDGGFGHTEMLFATGAAEAAKELGYHLLLSPENADPIDELRHLTGLGLVDGVLLMEVRLDDERTEFLAASGVPFAMIGRTREPDAIDHADIDFAVTARDAVAHVAGLGHRELAFFNLSPGRYAEGYGPAARMAGEFAAAAREAGLGYADGFRPGSAEEGRRAFERLMAERPGVTALAVAGDLAAAGVLAGVAARGWRVPEDLTLVLVLSSARAAAMFHPRLTTLEPPSAELGRLGARMLIDRLQGDGPPRQRLLPCRLVPGDSSGPPRAGA from the coding sequence ATGTCCTCGTTACGTGACGTGGCCGAGCGCGCCCAGGTCGCGGTCAGCACGGTCTCCGCCGCGCTCAACGGCACCCGGCCGGTCGCCGCCGCCACCAAGCGGCGCATCGAGCAGGCCGCCGCCGAGCTCGGCTACCGCCCGAACCTGCTGGCGCGCGGCCTGCAGAGCAAGCGGACCAGGATCCTCGCGCTGCTGTTCCCGACGCCGGACGGCGGCTTCGGCCACACGGAGATGCTCTTCGCGACCGGGGCCGCCGAGGCGGCCAAGGAGCTGGGCTACCACCTGCTGCTGTCGCCGGAGAACGCCGACCCGATCGACGAGCTGCGCCACCTCACCGGCCTCGGGCTGGTGGACGGCGTGCTGCTCATGGAGGTGCGGCTCGACGACGAGCGGACGGAGTTCCTGGCCGCGTCCGGGGTGCCGTTCGCCATGATCGGGCGTACCCGCGAGCCGGACGCGATCGACCACGCCGACATCGACTTCGCCGTCACCGCCCGCGACGCGGTCGCGCACGTGGCCGGGCTCGGCCACCGCGAGCTGGCCTTCTTCAACCTCTCCCCCGGCCGGTACGCCGAGGGCTACGGCCCCGCGGCCCGGATGGCCGGGGAGTTCGCCGCGGCCGCCCGCGAGGCGGGCCTCGGCTACGCGGACGGGTTCCGTCCCGGCTCGGCCGAGGAGGGCAGGCGGGCGTTCGAGCGGCTGATGGCCGAGCGCCCCGGCGTGACGGCGCTGGCCGTGGCCGGCGACCTCGCGGCGGCCGGCGTGCTCGCGGGCGTCGCGGCGCGCGGCTGGCGCGTCCCGGAGGACCTGACGCTGGTGCTGGTGCTGTCGTCGGCGCGGGCGGCGGCGATGTTCCATCCGAGGCTGACGACGCTGGAGCCGCCGAGCGCCGAGCTGGGCCGGCTCGGCGCGCGCATGCTCATCGACCGGCTCCAGGGCGACGGCCCGCCGCGGCAGCGGCTGCTGCCGTGCCGTCTGGTGCCCGGCGACAGCTCGGGTCCCCCGCGAGCGGGCGCGTGA
- a CDS encoding beta-galactosidase has product MSGPRPRGTHRLTAGRGLLFGGDYNPEQWPEEVWAEDAALMRDAGVNLVTVGVFSWARLEPEPGARDFGWLDRVMDLMAGAGIAVDLATPTASPPPWLGHLRPETLPLDASGHRLWYGSRNQFCPSSPVYRERALGIVRDLAARYAGHPALALWHVGNEYGQVCHCDVSAQAFRDWLERRYGGLDALNAAWGTTFWSQRYSGWAEILPPRRAPYLVNPTQSLDWWRFCSDALLDHFRAERDVLRERTPDVPVTTNFMGLFKPVDAWRWAAEEDVVSNDCYPDPGDPLAPARTALVHDLMRGLAGGRPWLLMEQAAGAVNWRPHNLPKPPGQLRLESLQALARGADGLCYFQWRASRFGAERFHSAMVPHAGPDTRLHREVRAHGRELRGLGEVAGQPVPARVALVFGWENWWALEEPGRPSDRLRADEQALAYYLPLWERGVSVDVVPPDAELGGYALVVVPNLFLVADRDAAALTAYVRGGGVLVVGPFSGVVDPDGHVRAGRFPAPLRAALGASGEEWLPAAGEAGCRWRDGGGAFTARTWTELMTAEGAEPVAEFTGGDLAGRPAVLRHRAGGGTAWYVATLPEPAALAEVMARALADAGVRGEVAELPAGVEAVRRGEVLFLLNHGTATARVDPGGRCEDLLTGAVADGPVTLPPRAVAALRRRT; this is encoded by the coding sequence GTGAGCGGGCCGCGCCCGCGCGGGACGCACCGCCTCACCGCGGGCCGCGGCCTGCTGTTCGGCGGCGACTACAACCCCGAGCAGTGGCCGGAGGAGGTCTGGGCCGAGGACGCCGCGCTGATGCGCGACGCCGGGGTCAACCTGGTGACCGTCGGCGTGTTCAGCTGGGCGCGGCTGGAGCCGGAGCCGGGGGCGCGCGACTTCGGTTGGCTGGACCGGGTCATGGACCTGATGGCCGGCGCCGGCATCGCGGTGGACCTCGCCACCCCGACCGCCTCGCCGCCGCCGTGGCTCGGGCATCTCCGGCCGGAGACGCTGCCGCTCGACGCCTCGGGGCACCGGCTCTGGTACGGCTCCCGCAACCAGTTCTGCCCGTCCTCGCCCGTCTACCGGGAGCGGGCGCTCGGCATCGTGCGCGACCTCGCCGCCCGCTACGCGGGCCACCCCGCGCTCGCCCTCTGGCACGTGGGCAACGAGTACGGCCAGGTCTGCCACTGCGACGTCTCCGCCCAGGCGTTCCGCGACTGGCTGGAGCGGCGCTACGGCGGCCTGGACGCGCTCAACGCGGCGTGGGGCACCACGTTCTGGAGCCAGCGCTACTCCGGCTGGGCGGAGATCCTGCCGCCGCGCCGGGCCCCCTACCTGGTGAACCCGACGCAGAGCCTCGACTGGTGGCGGTTCTGCTCCGACGCGCTGCTCGACCACTTCCGGGCCGAGCGCGACGTCCTGCGCGAGCGCACGCCGGACGTGCCGGTCACCACGAACTTCATGGGGCTGTTCAAGCCGGTGGACGCCTGGAGGTGGGCCGCCGAGGAGGACGTCGTCTCCAACGACTGCTACCCGGACCCCGGCGACCCGCTGGCCCCCGCGCGGACCGCGCTGGTCCACGACCTCATGCGCGGCCTGGCGGGCGGGCGGCCGTGGCTGCTGATGGAGCAGGCGGCCGGCGCCGTCAACTGGCGGCCGCACAACCTGCCCAAGCCGCCGGGGCAGCTCCGGCTGGAGTCGCTGCAGGCGCTGGCCCGGGGCGCGGACGGCCTGTGCTACTTCCAGTGGCGCGCCTCCCGCTTCGGCGCCGAACGCTTCCACTCGGCGATGGTGCCGCACGCAGGACCGGACACCCGGCTGCACCGCGAGGTGCGCGCGCACGGGCGGGAGCTGCGCGGGCTCGGCGAGGTCGCGGGGCAGCCGGTGCCGGCGCGGGTGGCGCTGGTGTTCGGCTGGGAGAACTGGTGGGCGCTGGAGGAGCCGGGCCGGCCGAGCGACCGGCTGCGGGCCGACGAGCAGGCGCTCGCCTACTACCTGCCGCTGTGGGAGCGGGGCGTGAGCGTGGACGTGGTCCCGCCGGACGCCGAGCTCGGCGGGTACGCGCTGGTCGTGGTCCCGAACCTGTTCCTCGTCGCCGACCGGGACGCGGCCGCGCTGACCGCGTACGTGCGCGGCGGCGGCGTGCTGGTCGTCGGGCCGTTCTCCGGCGTGGTGGACCCGGACGGGCACGTCCGCGCCGGGCGGTTCCCCGCGCCGCTGCGCGCGGCGCTCGGCGCCTCCGGCGAGGAGTGGCTGCCCGCGGCGGGCGAGGCCGGCTGCCGCTGGCGCGACGGCGGCGGCGCGTTCACCGCCCGCACCTGGACGGAGCTGATGACCGCGGAAGGAGCCGAGCCGGTGGCCGAGTTCACGGGCGGCGACCTGGCGGGGCGGCCGGCCGTGCTGCGGCACCGGGCCGGCGGCGGCACCGCCTGGTACGTCGCCACGCTGCCGGAGCCCGCGGCCCTCGCCGAGGTCATGGCGCGGGCGCTGGCGGACGCGGGCGTGCGCGGCGAGGTCGCCGAGCTACCCGCCGGTGTCGAGGCGGTACGCCGCGGCGAGGTGCTGTTCCTGCTGAACCACGGCACCGCGACGGCCCGCGTGGACCCCGGCGGGCGCTGCGAGGACCTGCTGACCGGAGCCGTCGCCGACGGCCCCGTGACACTGCCGCCGCGCGCGGTCGCCGCGCTGCGCCGGCGCACCTGA